GAGTGGGTGTCGATGATTTTGCACTTAAATACTGTGTATATATAGGCCGGGTTAACCAGTGCAAAGTTACATCAAGGAGTCCTCTTAGGAGCATTAAAATCACCGTTTTCATTATGGATTATAAACTCTACAGACCTCTAATACTCTGTGGTGAGTATCTTTATTCATACTATTATATGAAAACTTATTACTTTAGATAAAATGCCTGAAAAGTagaacatttatttaatttataatcactgtcattaaataaatgaatatttgcTGCATTGCTTGTTGGCTCTGTAGGTTAATGCTATGTATTAATTTAATGTAAACATCATATATGATCTTTTCTCAGTACTAGCCCTGATGCTGCTGGAGGTTCAGTGTAGTCCTGTCCCATCTGCTGCTTCCACTGATGGATGTAAGAGTGCATTACCCAGCGCTGTGCGTCTGGCTAAGCTGCTGGAATATGAAGCAAaccagctgctggagaaacATGTAAGTACCCACATGAGTTGATCAAAGAAATATTCATAATATCTGGGGAAACACCTGCTAATCAAGTGACATTAAAGCTATTTCCAACCATTTCCTGCTGACTTTTGTACATTGAAATGCGACTCGGATGATTCGTCCATGTGCTGTACAatgacatttctttttcttatagAAAATTTGTACACATCTCACTTCATGCCTCCAAAATAACTCCTGTGGCAGctgtattttaaatgattttaataaatattactGGGAATCTACAACAGCTGGGCATCACATCATTGCTCTAATATATAAACTACATATAAAAAGAAGGTTATATTCACTCATACTCGTATTTTCTTCCAGATAAAGTGTGATGGATGCTCAAAAGACTCCATTCCTGATGATGTTCCTGCCGCCACAGTATCTGGCGTGAACTTctctgagcagctgcaggacaTCTACACCAAAGGTGTGCTTTTTCGTTTTCACATTGCACAAGTAAGTCGTTATCAGAGGGAACTTCTGACCGATCCAGAAGATGTGCTGAAGTCGTTAAGTCGCCTCAATGTAAGACTCAACGACATTTTAGGCACAACAAAGAATTTGATTCTCCAATGCAACGACTCAGAGAAGCCTCAGCTGACAACAGCAGCTCCCCCACAGCCGTCCTGTGATGATGACTATGAGAAGAAACTCTATAGCTGGGGTGTCATAGTCAGACTGAAGGAATGGCTCACAGCAGTGGGGCGAGTTCTCGAGGAGGCAACGAGTGATGATAAGAAAGCCAGGATTTAAAGGGCGCTTGTATGGCTCAGGATTTGTTGATATTTGAGTCGACTGACAGCAGAGTTACACAGCTGAAGATCAGCGGCACAATCACAGTGTCGCTtaactcttcttttttttaaaattttatttaAAGTGCATTTTAAGTAGGTTTACTACACAGCCGCCATAGGGGATCGTCTGGCAGCAGCTGTTTTCATGGGATGTTTATGGCAGAAACGTATGCGGGAAAGTTCTGAAATTTACCACAATGACTCAGATCAGTACCACGATTATTTTTTACAAAATTTCATGTCAGCACCTCCCACGCTTGGTGCACGTCATCTTCAGACTTCACTTTTCATCCTTGGATTTTGAAGCGTTCGCCCGCTACGGCCAATCTAATTCAATGGATCAAAGTCGTCAAACATGAAAATGAGCTTGGGCATATGGTATCCAAACTCGGCCCATGAAACTCTTGACCCCTTCACTGTGGGTCACAACACATTTGGTGCAgtttggccactagagggtgaTGTAATTGTGTTGTGAATCCTTGGAGTGCTAAAGACGGATTCTTTAACGTAACTACACCATGTTACTGTAGTTACTTCAGCCTCCTTTGCTGCTTGCAgctatatttattattattattattattgttgttgttgttgttgttgttattagtTTAATTGCTGTGacaatacatttttattgttattttatattgttgttctgttccacAGTTACATCagcattgttgtgtgtgttacgttatttatatttaagttATTGCTATATACTGACTTATTTAagtgtttaatatttaatttattttcctgAGTGTAGATCAGAAGTTGTGGGAGGATGTGTCAAGTTCTGTAATACATTAAATTCTGTTCACATGTGAAACCAAAAACTGAAAAAGCTAAATAAATACTTTGCTTGTTATTTCTTGCAGTGTTTATGACTTTGCATTTGtctaaaacatgaaaactttcTGCTTCAGCTGACACGCCACACAGCTACCACCCATCCACTCTGATTATTCATAAATACTTGCCAACCTTTTACATAGACTGCAGCCACAAACTTCTTAAAAGTCTCTTTTACACTAAGGACCAGTCTCCttcattccttccttcctctttttgatTTAACACAAAGCAACTCAATCCAGTCATATTTCATTTAATAATGTCGTCAGAGACGTCAGGACTGGACTGAGCCGGGTTTACATGAAAGAGTTGTGACTTGAGTTGTGATTAGAGTCACATCTACGCACAGGAAGCATTGCATCAGAGGGATCAGAGGCTGAATGAATCA
The genomic region above belongs to Parambassis ranga chromosome 9, fParRan2.1, whole genome shotgun sequence and contains:
- the LOC114441792 gene encoding uncharacterized protein LOC114441792, which gives rise to MDYKLYRPLILCVLALMLLEVQCSPVPSAASTDGCKSALPSAVRLAKLLEYEANQLLEKHIKCDGCSKDSIPDDVPAATVSGVNFSEQLQDIYTKGVLFRFHIAQVSRYQRELLTDPEDVLKSLSRLNVRLNDILGTTKNLILQCNDSEKPQLTTAAPPQPSCDDDYEKKLYSWGVIVRLKEWLTAVGRVLEEATSDDKKARI